The Bombus pascuorum chromosome 13, iyBomPasc1.1, whole genome shotgun sequence nucleotide sequence taacaaaattaaatcgtACGTTAAAAAGTGGAAAGCCTACTGTCTTCAAAAATACTATTCACTTGTCTCATAACTGTACGCCTTTACAACTTGAAACTACAAGTTGAAATAGATATTTTGCCTTTAGAAAGAATAGTTGGTAAAAATAGCTTTACTTATCAGAATTAAACCGCGCAAAAGATAAGGTTATATCATTCGAGAAAATAGCATGTTCTTTAATTGTAACATCGCTAATTCATGCGTCAAAGTGAAAATTAGCTTTCGACTTGTAAAAcacgtgattacgtataacgtaatattaaagaaGATTGGAATAAAAGTGAAGTTAACGATAATAcatgataataaataacgtatcAAACTCCGATATGTACGATATGATCGTAAGATCTAATCTTATGCAGTTTCATTGCACGCAAGATGTCACGTGAAACGGTAATATGACAAAACACACTGTTAGCTGGAATTGTTACTGCTAAAATTATTGGTGACAGTGACAGCAGTAAATCAAGAGAGTAATAAATGCCACATTGTTTTCAAGTGCTTTCTATTATGCAAGTAAGTACATACTCCTCGTGTGTTATTTTAATGTGGTATTTTAATCTAATCTATTTAAAAGTCCACGTATGTAACACGCGCAAACCTCTTCAAACTTTTCATTCATAAACAAACGATTTCCTATATTTTACGATTGTTTCGATAATACGCTCACGATATATCATGAAagatattatttgtatttttattactattattattagtatttattattattattattattatatagtacgGACTCGATTATTTTATGCGAAAAAtacgatagaaagaaaatatcgtacgACCATTGTAAGACAAAAGAGAACCTTTCTTTACTTCAAACTACAcgatactaaaaaaaaaaaaaaaaaaaaaaaaagaaatgctaTACGTATACATTGATACATTGATGAACGATGAAGGGATCGAGAAGAGGCTTTTTGGTTATCTAAATGTAAAACAATAACACGATAAGGATATTATAAGGTAGCTCGATTAAGAGCTCTTGCAATCTTCGCATAGTATCTAAGTTGCATTTTGTTCGTAGGATATATAGGCATACGTATGTTTGTATTGGCAAAGTAAAGCGATGATCATATCACGACAGTGGTTTGACAAATTCATCGACAGTCCTGGCCAACCGAGTCAACTGGTTGGGATTATTATCATTAACCAATGACACTATACACAAATTACCAACCGCATTACAATTATAGTTAGCTTCCTAAATGGTAAGATTAAAAACAAAGtgaaaattatatgtttttcaCGACGCTCGTTCAACGGTAAGAAAAGGTGAAATACAGGAAAATTGAATCAATTGCACGAcataatacgaaaataaaactCGTCTCTCTAAAATACCGTttctaattgaaatttctctcGTATCCCTACTATCCTCGTTTCCCTATCGTATAGTTTCAATTAAGGGTAAGACATTGTGTTTAGAAACATTCGAACATCGTATTATCAGGAGTATGTCTGAACTTATTACTGGGATATCTCCGCGTTCGTTACATGTATCAACGATACGAAATAGCAATTAATAGCAGTCGCTAGATAAGTAGCGGGCAATTAGAAATGACGGCAACACATTTCCCAACGTAAACCAAATACCGAAACTTCGTGGTCCCAGAAAATTTACACCCTTTTCATCCGGCGAACACATCGTCCGAGTTAACGAGAGACAACTTCGATGACTGAGGTATTTATAAACGTGATTCGTAGTGGGAGAACGAATGGTAACGTAACATTGGCAAGTCAGGTAAAAGTggaaaagcaaagaaaacaGAGTTAGTGGagaacgtacatcgttattaTTCGCTATCATTTATTACACGATTTATTAACGACTGCCACGGAAGCGTGTGCGACTGTAGGACGAATGAGATGAGCAGTAGCCGAATTAACGAATCGGTCAACATTAATTATGTACCCACATCGTGAAAAAGACTGGGTATATTATGGTCTGTTTTGTGAGAGATTGAAAGTGTCATGACAGGAACTACGGATGTATTTGTGagtataaatgaatatacGTTTCTATTTGGTCGTTGGCTATTGCTTTTTCCTCTGAAATCGTTATTTTGCGGTTTGATTAGGTTATGTTATCGAGCACGAGGCTACGCGCGAATACAAAGCGCCTGCGTGTATGCGTTTACATGCTGCACACGGCGAGCATGTGAAATGTTACCGGTCGCCAACTTATATATctgttgtataatttattatgcatCGCTATGTATAATCGTGTATTACTAAGTATAATCGTGTGTTACTATGTATAAACGTGCATTATCATATACAACCAAGTATTACGATGCATAGTGCATCATATCGCGTaattgtttcttccttttttcttttttaaattcacttGTTATTTCGTCAGTGATTGGTTTTGTGGTGTATATACAACAGATCGTTATGCGAACGATTAATCGTATCAGAGCTGTTATTGCGTATTTTCATCATCCCAGTAATAGACCGACCTGCTTTGATATAATGTAACCGAGTGTAATACATTCGATACtaagattaaatttcattaggCAAACAGAACGTAGACGATTTAAATGCGgcgtgaaattaattacgtgTACGTTTtcgttcatttaaatttatcgaagCATTGATTTTGTCggaatataataattgaaaagaaaagaaaaagaactgTTCCCAAAGTATGCAAGACTGAAAACCCACAATGTAACTTTTTGCACAAATCTGaattaaacgagaaaaaaaattaacagtttttaaataattggtATTTTGCTACAGTTATATCAGTAAGATACTCGAAATATGACTTATGATACTTAAACGATTTTAACACATACGAATAAGTTCGCGCGTACTACGCGTACCCATAAAAGCTATGTCCGTAAAAATGACGCCCATAACACTTACGTCCATAAAAACTGCGTACACGCACCGCGATTATCATTCAAGTAATAAAAACGCAATTTTAAACACTTGCAATCGAAACGATGTCAGACGTGATCACGTCTGATTGAATTTGAATTACATGTCGCGTATATGTGTAAGTACGTGAGTGAATCAGCTGATTTCTCAATCGGTTTTCTATTTCAGTTGCATTTAACACTTTCCGCTTTGATTTCCGAGGAACGCAAGAGGCAAACGAACGACTGTTATCGCAGCCGGATAATATTGGAtgggcaactaagtgattgcggatttggtcaataccacctaatgacaaaatccgcaatcacttagttgccaacccaatggCTCATAGCCAATGTACATAAGAGTCCGATGATTCTTCGTGTCGTGAGCCTGAACGCAATCTTATTCGATATAATTGGGACAAGTGCATCAAGAATTGAACAACACTGCACACATTCGCAGAAATTATAGATACGATGTAAGTGTACCGAGTGTATGGAGAAGCAGATGCAAGGGGGGAAAATGATTTATGCGGAGCGTTTCCCTACTGaggaaatttcaaacgaaaaaatgtttcgacACGTGAGAGATCGTAGAAAATACTACAGTTTCAGTAGGAAACGTCGAAATAGAgggaaaataaagagaaaaagaaatggcgCGATAAAAGAAGCTATGCTTCAAGAAATTACAGACAATTCAAATGCTGGATTATGATCGCAACGTAGCCGATGAAGCAACGTGGAACAAAAATAACTAATAGTCGAAGCTGTGCAATTATTTTTGCTcatgttaatttttatattataataaatataatcatataatagTTGGCATTCGATTGTTCTTACATAATTAGGATATCTCCTAGATAGGAtaagtacaaaaatattattgtccCTATgtcagaatatttaaaattaattcgttaCATTTAAACATGTAACAAGGAGAATTAGAAGTGTTTATGTATTGAAATAATGTCGACTGTATGTAAAGGGGAAATATCCTCAGAAGTCCCCAGTATGGTTGTGGCAGTCGTGTAAATCGTATAAACCAATACGAAATCCGTAAATCGCGAGATTCAGTGTAAAGATTTCTTACagttgttctttttttttgcgaTAGATAATTACCAATGATCTTTCGAgcagtttttaaataattatgtgtGAACTGGATTCTACAAatagaattattgaaaatctatcgtaattatattattgcgtGAAAGTACTTATATCTGGCAACATGACCCAGCGTAGGATGGTAAGCATTTGATATgattatatgataaatatttttgaaataaacagctagaaattaaatatcgcaGAGTAACAAATCCTAAATTCTAATTCAACGAGAATATAAGAAAGCGTTTGTTTGAGATCCTATTTTCAGCGAATttaactattattttttatttccaaatagAGATACGAATCCATAGGAATTAGTATTCATTCCGAATCAACAATTGTATCGAAGGTTCCTCAAGATTTATAAAACTTGCAAGTATTGCCAAAACTTCGAAGTTCTGATTCCTACGTCTCGATTTAAAGTTTTGgcaaataatgaaatgtattaaCATATCGTGTCGATAATACCAAAGAACCGTCCGAACCATCGAATATGATTCCATGTTTAAATGTCACAATATTCTTAAGTCTTGGACCTTGTTTCATAATCGATCGTGAaccttaaaaattttaaatctttcaCACTGATTGAAACGGTCACGACCCAACAGAACATAAAGTTTAAAGCTTAAAACTGTTACGTcttataaatatcgaataatattcGAAGGTTCAAACGGCTTTTCGGTATTATCTATACGAcatgttaatatatttcattatttacaaaagatatttaaaaaacatgtAAAAACCTTTCAAATTATCATTGATTTGGAGGACACTCAAAGGAAATGATTTTAGAAGAAAGTTGTCAAAAGCACAAACAACCTTTAGCAAACGTCAGTGAAAAACTCAAGTACGtcttctatatataataagttCAAATAACATTAAGCATATTTTGATGCTGTTGATATAAATAccataaattgtatttctattaagataggaagaagaaaatttttcaattcctttgaaaaaatattaatatttaaatacttattaCTATCTTTTCCCTGGTTCGGAATTTATATTCGTTCAAAAGATTGATTAGACGATCTaattagaaaagaattatGATTTCTATTCTTAACAAACGTATCTGTTTTCCAGATTCCCACGAAATTTCCTGAGGGCGGTGGTTTAGATCCTGGCGGTTCATCACCGCAACAGAAAGCTCGTAGGCTCTGCAACTCACAATGCCGGCAATGGCTAGCATGTATTTCCGGTTAGTTTTCACTCTTGATATTACATCAGGTATTTATCTGTAATTTTAATACGCAGAATGCAATTTTCTTTCCCTCCCCGAATTGATGTTTCATAGTGATGTTCGTGAATTATTTCTCACTTCTAATGACTTTCGTACCACCGTTTAAAGTTGCATTTCTATTCCATCCTAcattaagataaatttaacatttcgATTATCATATTCATCGCACTGATTCcttattatatcataaattGAGTGCgcacttttatatatttatgagaaatcTGAAAGCGAAAAAATGTACATTATTACAACTAGACTTATCGCATGTctctaacaaattttacttcatgtagtattttatttaattcacaTATAATGCGAAAGGATTAacagattaataataaaatagttaagaaataaaactaGTGGAAAGCATTCGAGCTAACATAGCGAAGAGTCCAATTACTTATAGCCTGTGgtatgtattaattataaatatataaatagtatatattaaaaatatgaatttgcataaatatatgcagTGCAATTATAAAACAACCGTATTACAATTAACATATGCtatatgtagcattacctgtTTCTTATTCCAGCAACGCTAACCATGGTCATAGTCGGTACAGTCTATGGATGGACAACGACTTCACTTCTGCATCTAACATCTGGGACCGGCGGCGTGCCGCTAACGTTAACACACGACGAATCTTCATGGATCGTTTCTTTAACAGTACTTGGCTCAATGATCGGTTCACTTGTGGGTGCCCAGTTTGCCGATCGCTGCGGTCGTAAATACTGCCTCCTTTTATGCTGCTCAATTTACATCTTAGGCTGGTTGATCATCTACGCCGCAACTTCTGTACCAAGCCTATACGTTGCTCGGGTGATTCTCGGTGTAGGCGTTGGTATTGCCTACACGATAAATCCCATGTACGTGTCAGAAATCGCCGACATCAACATCAGAGGCGCCGTAGGTACTCTAATCTCAGTGAACGTATTTACCGGGTCACTGCTAACCTGCACCTTAGGACTCTGGCTAACGTACAAGTCACTCCTGGCGGTTCTTGGAATAATATCCTTTATATCCTTCTTGTCGAACATGTGTTTCCCCGAAACTCCGTATTTCTTGGCAGCAAAAGGTCGAAAGAAGGAAGCACATAAGTCGTTAACATATTACAAAGGCATCGCAGATCCtcacgaaataaaaatcgcATTACGTGCTCTACGCCCACAAACCAGACGCAAATTACAACCAAAAGCCAAAAGCGATTTACCCTCACCCAGCGATTTACCTAGCGATTTTACGTCATCatccagaaaatattttacctcACAATCCGGAAGCGGTTTCCCCTCATTATCCTTACGCGATCTACACCCAGACGTCACGTGGGAAGTAGAAGACACAGAACCCATGTCCGATTTACATTTACCATCCAGTAGCGATTCACCATCCATATCCGTAATATACTCACAAGTCGTTTGCGATGTACACCCGCAACCCACAGGTGAATTATGCTTACAACCCTCGCGCGAGTCGCCCGAATTACCCGTACAACCCTCGAGCGAGTTACACCTACCATCCACAAGCGAAGGACACCCACCATCTACAAGAGAAATACAGCCAGAATCCACAAGCGACATACAGCCAGAATCCATAAGCGAATTACAGCCAGAAACCAAAAGCGAAATATACACACGAACCAGAAGCGATTTACGCACACAATCCAGTGTGGATTCATGCGGATCGATTGAGTCCCATGAGGTATACGTAGAAGTAACTAAACAAACCTGGATAAACAAGCTACGAGTACTACTACGGCGAAGCAACAGGAAAGCTCTGTTTATCATGCTTGGCATGATCATGGCACAACAACTTAGCGGAAACTTCGTCACTATGCAGTATCTGGAGGTGTTGTTTAGCAACACAAAGATCGGTATCAAACCAAACGTAGCGACGGTTTTGATTCTGGCTGTCGGCTTTATATCTGGCAGTTTATCCACCTTAACAGTGGAATTTCTTGGAAGAAGAACACTTTTGATTCTGTCTACGCTTGGGTCGTGTTTTACACTGAGTATTCTAGCAACATATCTTTTGTTAGATCAACATAAGTTTGACGTGTCCATTGTCTCTAGTCTTCCCATTATCGACCtagttatatatcaattaatgtttcaaattGGTTTAGGTACGATACCCAATGTTCTTCTATGCGAGTTATTTCCTACGGAACTAAAAGGCTTTGTTGGTGCCATTATTGTGATTTTCGATGGTATAATTGGTTTTACCGTGTCGAAACTGTATCAAGTGATTACCGATAATGTGGGATCGTATTCCATTTACTTTATCTTCGCGACATCGTGCTCTTTTGCATTTCTCATGGTGTACATATGGATACcggaaacaaaaggaaaaacatATCACGAGATTGAAGCGCTTCTAGTTggtaaaaatttctattcctcGAATGAAGAAGTTAGAAACGATAGAAGGGATATTCATAGATCATGACAGGAAAAATTGTACCGTACGCCGTGGCACGGTGTCTATACAttcggaatattttatttctcatttttatcaGTATAACGACAaagatttacaaatttatcacGATATGCAATTTTTGTAGTAACGTAgttttattcgtttgtacgtgtaattttagaaatgtGTCTAACAAAGGTGATGGTCATTTACAAACATGTGTATCGTATAAATTGACTTGCATTGAACTTAGAAGAATACATGTTCTCaaactaaaatttttattcatttcatagcacgaaaaatgtaataatatcaattaactCGAGATAATTGAACAACAGTTTGCAAAAGTaagaaaagtaatatactaaagAATGACAAGATGACATAATACTGAcaagaacaattttttatatctcagCTGTTATCTATGCTGTTATTTTTTGTTTgcaatatataacatatgtatattacgtaTAGATATGTTTATATTGTTACAATAAACAGCAAGTATGCTGAAAAAGTCAGTATTTATgctaaaaataatgtaatagaaTTAACATAACACATTGCTAATAAGTACTTGTATTACATTGTGTTTGTTGCTGAAAAgcatatgtatttacatatataactatatatatgtgtaagaCACGGTCTTTTCGGTGTTATAGTATAGttattactgaaaaatatttgtatatgtatagtatagtaaTTACTGTATCATAACATTTATCAGTGATACATATCTAGCCTCGTCTAGCAGGAATTCTATCGAACTGTCAAAtggtattttttgtaaattatggCTATAATAATAGTGTTCACttcagaaatttataatatttcctgattttaatatacgataattatttaatatacgataatttacgcgaaaaattaaatatcgttaattttataaagttttatgtatcaacaattatgtatttattgtatatcttttaaacaaatatcttCCTTATTAAAAAGCTACAAGAAACATggattatctatatataaaagcACAAATAAGATTTGGAATGTTCTATTTCATTTAAGTTTTATTCCAAACGAATTTATTACAGACACCcctattagaaattaattaaaggaGTCCGAAAGAAGACAAGTCAACTGTAGTACCAAATACTGCTAAGGTCCTAACCCTACGCCATGCTAAATCGGTAATGTcgataacgatattaaaatggtAAGATAACCACCGAGTTCACTGGGTAAAGTACTCTGAATAGGGACCTTCTCTTCCACGGTACCATCATCCCTCCTCTTACCCAAAATATTACTAACTTTGTATAAAAGAATTCGGACAAAATCTTTCTTGCCATTCATTTGCaaactattaaatattctttagtCTTTATGAAAAACAAACAACAAAAAGAGCTTTAAAAACAACCGAAGCGGAAATTTAAACCTGAAAGTAAAGATTGAGTTAAACCaaaaactaaattatatttatattataatactctGTGAGATGGTAATTCGTATATGTATCGATATTTCACACATTCACTATTATAAAAACGGGACTAGACGTGAAATTATATGGGACTCTGTCGCTTGTTCTGAAATAccgatatagaaaaatatcactATTTTTCACGTTGCCATTTATAACTTCGCGTCGCGGCGATTGTAATTATTTGAGAAGGGTACTCGCTACATTTCCATTATGTGATCGTTTGAATGTGTTCCGTTTTATATACTTGAAATTatactatgaaaatttataaaacggatatataatattctgatgggtagtaaaatatgaaagactaaaaaatttaaataataaatcaattgcAATGATAACAATTATCCTAAAACAATACCATCAATTCCTAACATTTAAATCAACGATTTAAATATATGATCGATCACATGGCATGGTCGACAGCGCGTATTCCGGATGCATGCAAATCAACGTGCACTGCACTGCTCTTTGAATTTGTAAGTCATCTCAAGGACACGTTCGTTCTGGTGACTGCTCGATGTTTGCGCGTGATCGCTGGAGTTGTCGTCGCGCCGGTGATGCTTGCGAATCTGTCGTAGATCTGCAGtcctgtccgattggtacttggGTACTCGGACAGGGACCTGCAATTTCACGTCCTCCTTAATTCTGTTAGAGCGGCGCAGGAGTGGACGCCACTCGTTCAGTTGGGGCCGTACATTCACAATTCTGTTCGGTGGTCTCTCTCCGGCAGGCCGATGGTGAAGTAGAGCCAGCACTCGACATTCTTGCCAATAG carries:
- the LOC132913707 gene encoding facilitated trehalose transporter Tret1-like isoform X1; amino-acid sequence: MPHCFQVLSIMQIPTKFPEGGGLDPGGSSPQQKARRLCNSQCRQWLACISATLTMVIVGTVYGWTTTSLLHLTSGTGGVPLTLTHDESSWIVSLTVLGSMIGSLVGAQFADRCGRKYCLLLCCSIYILGWLIIYAATSVPSLYVARVILGVGVGIAYTINPMYVSEIADINIRGAVGTLISVNVFTGSLLTCTLGLWLTYKSLLAVLGIISFISFLSNMCFPETPYFLAAKGRKKEAHKSLTYYKGIADPHEIKIALRALRPQTRRKLQPKAKSDLPSPSDLPSDFTSSSRKYFTSQSGSGFPSLSLRDLHPDVTWEVEDTEPMSDLHLPSSSDSPSISVIYSQVVCDVHPQPTGELCLQPSRESPELPVQPSSELHLPSTSEGHPPSTREIQPESTSDIQPESISELQPETKSEIYTRTRSDLRTQSSVDSCGSIESHEVYVEVTKQTWINKLRVLLRRSNRKALFIMLGMIMAQQLSGNFVTMQYLEVLFSNTKIGIKPNVATVLILAVGFISGSLSTLTVEFLGRRTLLILSTLGSCFTLSILATYLLLDQHKFDVSIVSSLPIIDLVIYQLMFQIGLGTIPNVLLCELFPTELKGFVGAIIVIFDGIIGFTVSKLYQVITDNVGSYSIYFIFATSCSFAFLMVYIWIPETKGKTYHEIEALLVGKNFYSSNEEVRNDRRDIHRS
- the LOC132913707 gene encoding facilitated trehalose transporter Tret1-like isoform X2, which produces MTGTTDVFIPTKFPEGGGLDPGGSSPQQKARRLCNSQCRQWLACISATLTMVIVGTVYGWTTTSLLHLTSGTGGVPLTLTHDESSWIVSLTVLGSMIGSLVGAQFADRCGRKYCLLLCCSIYILGWLIIYAATSVPSLYVARVILGVGVGIAYTINPMYVSEIADINIRGAVGTLISVNVFTGSLLTCTLGLWLTYKSLLAVLGIISFISFLSNMCFPETPYFLAAKGRKKEAHKSLTYYKGIADPHEIKIALRALRPQTRRKLQPKAKSDLPSPSDLPSDFTSSSRKYFTSQSGSGFPSLSLRDLHPDVTWEVEDTEPMSDLHLPSSSDSPSISVIYSQVVCDVHPQPTGELCLQPSRESPELPVQPSSELHLPSTSEGHPPSTREIQPESTSDIQPESISELQPETKSEIYTRTRSDLRTQSSVDSCGSIESHEVYVEVTKQTWINKLRVLLRRSNRKALFIMLGMIMAQQLSGNFVTMQYLEVLFSNTKIGIKPNVATVLILAVGFISGSLSTLTVEFLGRRTLLILSTLGSCFTLSILATYLLLDQHKFDVSIVSSLPIIDLVIYQLMFQIGLGTIPNVLLCELFPTELKGFVGAIIVIFDGIIGFTVSKLYQVITDNVGSYSIYFIFATSCSFAFLMVYIWIPETKGKTYHEIEALLVGKNFYSSNEEVRNDRRDIHRS